The Triticum aestivum cultivar Chinese Spring chromosome 4B, IWGSC CS RefSeq v2.1, whole genome shotgun sequence sequence TGTTGGTCACCCTAGGCTTGTCGAGAGCGGCTGCCTTGAAGAAGTCATCAGCGTTGACCTCCATTGGGTTCTTGCAAACAAACCCATTGACACGAACTGGTGCATAGAGGAGATGTGACATGTAAGCTCAGATCTTACGAAGTTGTTTCTGACTTGCATATAATTTCTAGAAATTCATTTCAGCATATTTATTTGGTGAGAACGGGATGAGAAACAGGATAGTACCTGGTGAATTCATGTCGGCGACACAAAAGtcctggagggggctagggtcggAGGCAGTGGCCTGGCATGAGACCAAGGCAAGAAGAGCAGCAAGGAGAAGGATGGAAGAGGAGGATGCCATCTgattttcttctctctctctctctctctctctctctctctctctctctctctctctctctctcttgtgtttcTGTTTGTGGTTGTGGCGTGAGTGATGGTTTCAACATGTAGGGGATGTATGAGTTTATATAGCTGCGCGAGCCGCGCCTAAAATCGTAAGCAATAATAGACTTAGTCAAGTGAAAGCAACCAACCAATTGAACTGGTCCCTTGCTGCTAATTAAACTACTGCATACACTTTACAAGTTCCCATTTAAGACACGTTTTCCCTTCAAAGAAGCAAGGCAGCTTAAACAGCCATATAAAGCTACTCTATGGTGATGTGTACGGCCGACTACTAATTATGAATGTTTCACCATCTCACGTGAGTCGCCACAATGCATGTAAGGCCGATTCCAGGAACATTCACCACCCATCACTATTAAGGAAAAGATCTTTAAGACAAGAAACATCGGGCACTAGTTTAATTAGATATCATATACTTGGTCACAGTCGGAATCGGTGTGGacgaaaccagtcaaagagcaatTGAGAAGCCAAGTCATGTAAGGCAATCAATCGTTTTCTAGCTCGATGCCGACATAGATGAAGTCACCTACTCACGCGTAGGCTTGATTCATGGGCGCATGACTTCTAAAGACATATGGAGTGACTACTACTCCTGTTCTGTTCCGAAGTTGATACAGAATCATGTCTGCAATCGACCTTTTCAAACTATGAAGTTATATATTTGCCAATTGATTTTCCGTCAAATCCAGCAACACAGAACGATAGAGTAGTTAGCAGATTTGTAGCAGCCCATGTACGTTATCATCATGTCAGTCAGATATTTACTTGGTCACATGTCTCTCGAAGTGGTTGAGTACTTGCAGGAAGAAGCGACGACATTAATGGACAAAGTGCCCAACCAAAAGGAGAGCTGATACAAATGCCATGACGAGGGAGAGCAGGAAGTTTCTGTATGATCTTAGCAAGACTAGTTAACATCTTCTTGCAAAGTGTTTTATCACGCATGACCAGTTCAGTGTATTAATCTAACAATCTGGTTAGCCTTCCTGACTAGGTTCATGGCACCAGACCTCACCAGCTTCTTTTACTAGagtaaatggtactccctctgtaaagaaatataagagcttttagaccactaaagtagtgatctaatcgctcttatatttctttatggaagGAGTACATCCAATGACAAGAATAGGCAAGGCGACCACTCATAAACAGATTAATTTCTTGGAGGTGTGTGTTTGCAGTTTTAGTGTAGAAAGAAGTTTCCATCAGATGATTTAATTGCTTCTATCACAAGTATCTTATAAAGAAACAACTCAAATAATAATTGTTTTTGGGACTCAGATATCTACAATAGTTTTGCCGGTGCAGGGCTGGTTCCATGAAAATTCACCACCCATCAACACAGTTTATTAGATATCATATACTTGGGCATGGTTAGAAGTGGTCCTCACAATGTTAAAGAGCAGCTCATAAAAGCCAAGTGAAGTAAAGCGATCGTTTTCTACCTAGACAAAGTCACCTGCTTAGCTTTATCTAATCCCTCGCTTCTTTTCAGCTGCTACAGAATGCGTGCAATCAAGCTTTTCAAGCTGTGACCACTAACATAAGCAAACTATATATTTGTCACCGGATTTGTCATGAACAATAATGTGCACAAAATATGACATGGGATAAAAATAACATACAGATAATTATACATTGATAGATGTGTGTTGGCAGCTTAACATACATATTATTAAAAAGCATGGTTAGAGATATAATGGAATATCTTACCGTCCTCCAAAACCAAAGGAAAAATAAACAGATAAACTTTGCAATATGAGTCACCTAGTGATATACAAAATATTAGGTTGGAAGATGACGTTGTAGTTAACGCACTGTGTCAATGAGGAAGAAAACGAGGTGCGTCATTCCATGCATGAATGCAACTAATACATAACTATTATATGTAGCAGCCCCTGTTAGCATCACATCAATAAGATATTTACTTGGTCAAAATTTTCTCAAAATGATTAATTACATTAATCCACGCACGCATAACAATGACGATAGGGAGCAGAGACAATTCGTGTGATCTTAGTAGGAGTAGTTAACGTCCTCTTGCTAAGAGGTTTATCATCATCATTTCAATGGAAAAATCTGACAATCTAGTCGGCCTTTCTTGAGTAAGCTCATGACACACCTCGCATGCCTCTTTTGTTAGAGTAAACAACACACCCAATGACTGGGCAAGGTGGTCAATCATAACTAATTAATTTcttggaggtgtgtgtgtgtgtgtgtcgtttTGATACAAAAAAGTTGTTTCCATCAGACAAATAAAATGACCGAAAGAAGAAGACATGCCCCAACATCATCCTGGTGGGCAACATGAGAGCCTATCTCCGCCACCCGCCCTAGACCTACACACTCTCCGCCTCCCTGGTAGCCATCGATCGGCACCACACCGAGCAAAGCCCCGGGCGATGGCAGGCGGCAATGGGATGTCCCTTCTCTCCGCTCCACCCCCTGGTCTTTGTGGGCTAACCCTAGCACCTCACACCACCACCACTGCTATCCCTGCCTCCGGAGGTGGGCCGCTGACCTGACATTTTGTCGCATGTCTAGTGGGGTCATGGTTCACTTGGTTCGTGCGTGGATCAAGGAAGTCTGCCTGGAGCCGGTGCTCTCCCACATCAGGTTGCATCATGATCGTTGACTTGTGAGGGGTGATTGCAGTCAGACGGGATGTGGTTGCCCATAGCCTCTCAAGGGTGAGGTTTCACCACAGGTGAGGTACTCCATGCACCCATCGGGAATGGTCAGGTGGGTTTGTTGGCGGTCTTAGGCCCGACCAGAACTTGGGCCAGCTCAAACCTCACTATGGTTTGATGTCTTTCTCCAGTGACCTCGTACCAACAGCTTGGTGGCGAGGCATGGGTTTGGGATGTTGTATGTTAAGGCGATGGCCCTAGATGGCAGGCTGGACGTGTGGCAAGGGTGCAGGGCGGTCCAAGCAAAAGTTCGGCGTCTCAACACTGTTGGAGGCGATGTCTTGGCAGTCACGTCCCTCTTGGGGTCCTCGCCATTGTTCTCCACCCCTCCTATCTCAGGGTGAAAACCCTTGTCCCCCCAGTGGATGCGGTGGTGGTGGTGCAATGCGTCATGACCCTCACGGGTTCGTCATTGATGAGTGTAGTCGCCTTTCAGTCGAGGTGCCGTGTTCAGAATGGTATGGCGATCCAATCGTCCCTACCTCAAATCTGGAGACTCACTGTATTGCTTGCACCTATCTTTTACACGCAACAATGTCCTCCTTTCATCATCTTTGCTCGCTGGTACAGTCAACGCTCCTTGGTTTAGGAAGAGGGTCCTCTCTAGCAACAGTTGGGTGGTGTCGATGTGACAAAGTCCAGTGTTTTCTTCAAGGTGGCCTGTGGTTGAATATCGTCATCGGTCCTAGTTGAGTCTTCAGGTGGTCCAGCCTCTCTTGTGCTTCCTCTCGGCCGCATGTTGGAGGCGTCTAATTGGGCACTTCCAGTGCTGTTAGCATGTTTGGCGTTCTTTGATCATCTTGTATGATGATTTCCTCAACACCATGTATCGTTCAGCCAAGCGGTCGTAGACCGTTTTGTGATAAAATGCTTCTATGATAGGCTTGTTACAAAGAAACGACTCCAATAATATtcatttcgggggggggggggtgcattgcGCCGTGACCCTCTTGGGTTCGTCATCGGTGAATGTAGTCGCCTTTCAGTCACAGTGGCGTGTTCAGAATGGTATGGCGATCCAATCGACCGTACCTCAAATCTGGTGATTCACTGTATTGCTTGCACCTATCATGTACGCGCAACAATGTCCTCCTTTCATCATCGATCACTGGTACGGTCAACGCTCCTTGGTTTAGGAAGAAGGTCCTCTCTAGCAGCAGTTGGGTGGTGTCGGAGCGACAAAGTCCATTGTTTTCTTCTAGGTGGTGAGTGGGTGAATGTCATCGTCGGTCCTGGTTGAGTGTTCAGATGGTCCAGCCTCTCTTGTGCTTCCTCTTGATGGCACGCTGGAGTCATCTAATTGGGCACTTCCGGTGCTGTTAGCGTGTTTGGCTTGGTTTGCCATGCTTTCTTTGATCATCTTGTATGATGATTTCCTCAACACCATGTATCGTTCAGACAAGCGGCCCAAGTCCGTTTTGTGACAAAATGTTTCTATGGCGTGCTTGTTACAAAGAAATAGCTCAAAAATATTAAATTTGGGGGGGGGCGGTAATAATATTTTCTTTTGTATATTTATGCATGTTTTCTATATGTGTGTTGGAGCTAATTTTTGTAATTTGGTCTCCAGTGTGCCCAGTTTCAAAAACGAGTTCTCAACTTAAGAAAAACAAGAATAGTTATCATAAGTATTTTGATAAAACAAACCACCTCACCAAATTTCCATTAAAGCAACCGTCAATTGAACCTACAAGACTTTTGACCCAAAAGGAAGCTAAAATATTACATGCAGGAACCGTAAATTTCTTATTGCATGCGCCAaaaaagcgagagagagagagagagagagNNNNNNNNNNGTAATAATATTTTCTTTTGTAAATTTATGCATGTTTTCTATATGTGTGTTGGAGCTAATTTTTGTAATTTGGTCTCCAGTGTGCCCGGTTTCAAAAACGAGTTCTCAACTTAAGAAAAACAAGAATAGTTATCATAAGTATTTTGATAAAACAAACCACCTCACCAAATTTCCATTAAAGCAACCGTCAATTGAACCTACAAGACTTTTGACCCAAAAGGAAGCTAAAATATTACATGCAGGAACCGTAAATTTCTTATTGCATGCGCCAaaaaagcgagagagagagagagagcagaacaATGACTCTAGGAAGCAAATTTTGCACATACAACTTTCACATTTAAATCCTGAGCACAATCGGGCTCCAACCAACGCATACTTCGCCTGTATTGCAAGATAACCCTATGTGTTCAACCTTAGCATCAAACATATAATGGATTACCAGGTAATCGTGTATTGTTTCTTTTTTAACCTAATCATCTATTATTATGGAACACGGGGAAAGAACCCAAAATATTTATGAGAAATACGACACATTAGAACCAAGAAAACATATGAGATCATATATGTGTGATAAAAAATAATATCGTCAACTATTCAAAAGGTATAAATACATTCACTCATTACAGACACACAATGGAATGACATATGCTCCATTTATTTTATAAAATAGGATGCATATCTAGTAACTCAAACATGTCCATAATTTAGGCACTGGTCTTCCGTGTAATCAGCAACATCTAACTTAGTTGTGGTTGTTCTCCCAGAACTGAGCCTGGAGCCAGTCTATCGTATTCTTTTCCACCTGAAACGCCTTGGCAAGAACATCATCTGATATTGGTGGGTCTGACCCAAACACCGCATTGGCAATTGTGATAGCCCCTGGGTTCTGGCTGCTGAGCGCGGCAATTGCAACGGCGGGCTGGTGGGGGTTAGGGTTGAATTGGAAGTGGATGAGCCCCACGGGGAAGACAAACACATCACCTTTGTTGAGCACCTTTGAGAAGAACTTGTTTCTGGCTGGGGCGGGCAGGTTGGATGTGACAAAGCCAACGTACAATGTTCCCTCGAGCACCGTGAGGATCTCAGTGGCNNNNNNNNNNNNNNNNNNNNNNNNNNNNNNNNNNNNNNNNNNNNNNNNNNNNNNNNNNNNNGCCTGTATTGCAAGATAACCCTATGTGTTCAACCTTAGCATCAAACATATACTGGATTACCAGGTAATCGTGTATTGTTTCTTTTTTAACCTAATCATCTATTATTATGGAACACGGGGAAAGAACCCAAAATATTTATGAGAAATACGACACATTAGAACCAAGAAAACATATGAGATCATATATGTGTGATAAGAAATAATATCGTCAACTATTCAAAAGGTATAAATACATTCACTCATTACAGACACACAATGGAATGACATATGCTCCATTTATTTTATAAAATAGGATGCATATCTAGTAACTCAAACATGTCCATAATTTAGGCACTGGTCTTCCGTGTAATCAGCAACATCTAACTTAGTTGTGGTTGTTCTCCCAGAACTGAGCCTGGAGCCAGTCTATCGTATTCTTTTCCACCTGAAACGCCTTGGCAAGAACATCATCTGATATTGGTGGGTCTGACCCAAACACCGCATTGGCAATTGTGATAGCCCCTGGGTTCTGGCTGCTGAGCGCGGCAATTGCAACGGCGGGCTGGTGGGAGTTAGGGTTGAATTGGAAGTGGATGAGCCCCACGGGGAAGACAAACACATCACCTTTGTTGAGCACCTTTGAGAAGAACTTGTTTCTGGCTGGGGCGGGCAGGTTGGATGTGACAAAGCCAACGTACAATGTTCCCTCGAGCACCGTGAGGATCTCAGTGGCGCGGGGGTGCGTGTGTGGAGGGTTCTGGCCTAAGGGAGCATAGTTGATGCGTGCGATTGAGATGCCGAGGGTGTTGAGTCCAGCAATCTGCATGACATTGATCAAGGTGACGTTGGATCCAACCTTGTTGGTCACCCTAGGCTTATCGAGGGCGGCTGCCTTGAAGAAGTCATCAGCGTTGACCTCCATCGGGTTCTTGCAAACAAATCCATTGACACGCACTGGGTGCATAGAAGAATTGTAGAATGTAAGCTTAGATATTACTAGAAAGCCGTTTCAACATGCATAtaattttcagaattcatttcaaCATATGTATTTGGTGATAGCGGGACGGGAAAGCAGTACCTGGTGATTGCATGTCGGCGACACAAAAGTCCTGGAGCGGGCCAGGATCAGAGGCAACGGCCTGCCATGAGACCAAGGCAAGAAGAGCAAcgaggagaaggaaagaaggggagGATGCCATTTGATTTCAGCTCCTTTGGGTCTTCTTTTCTCTTGTGTATTCCTGTTGTGTTTGTTGGGTGAGTGATGGTTCGAATATGCAGGGGATGTATGTGTTTATATAGGCGTGGCGAGCAGTGCAAACTCGTGAGCAACGGACATAGTCAAGTGGAACCGGTCAACGGATAGAAATTGTCTTTGGCTGCCCACTAGATTATTCTGCATGAACTTTTCAGACATGGTCAGCCACATTCAAATCTTTGATAGATTATATAATCAATGTTCCCTTTTGAGATGCCAAAGCGACACATTTTTCTCTTTAATAAACAAAGAAGCAAATTAAGGTACTCCATCTGATGTTTTTTTTTCGAAAGGTACTCCATCTGATGTACCCCTTAGTAATAATTACTGTGAGTAATAATTTTGATTGTGTCCAACAAGGAAGAAATCGTGGCACGTGGATCCATGCATTAACGCACCTAATACCACTACTATATGTAACAGCCCCTGTCATGATCACGTCAACCAGATATGCAGTTGCCTGGTCAAATTTCTCTCCAAGTGGTTGAGTACTTGCAGGAAGAAGCAACCACATAATGCACGATGGAGAGCAAGAGCAGTTAACATCTTCTTATTAAATGAAGGATCATGTTTGTTTGCTGCTATAGAAGCATATGAAGTTAGTGCCTGCAAAGAGGAGATTTATAAATATACAGATCTAAATGGAAATACATCTCACTAAATGCGCACTTTTTGTCGCGTCCCGTTGTCATGAAAAATAGGAACAAGTTGTTCTTCAGCCTGCAAGTAATAATCTACAGAAGTGTGTAGTCTACTGGTCACACATTCACACAGGTCAAAAAGCATTGACATAAAGGAGCTCTCTCACTACCAGTGTTAGAAATTTTAAGTAAATAAGTATAGCAAACGTCTCCAGGTACTGCCAGACAGCAGGTAGGTTATTTCTCTGCACAGACCAAAGTGTGTCATTTGAGTGACCTTGCACTGCAGTAAAATATCAATTATGCATGGAGAATAAATTGATCTCTAAATGTTCTTGATCCTTAGGAATTTAAACTCAAGACAGGTTTGTATTATACACAATTGCATAAAATAGAAATTATGCATGGAAAATAAATTGATCTCTAAATGTTCTAGATCTCTAAATGTTCTAAGTCCTTAAGAATTTAAACTCTGAAGAGAAAACTAAGACTATTTGACCTATTTGAAACTAGGGGCTCAGCTATGTGGATTGAGAATCTTCCGGGAGGCGCAAAGGACCAAGCCGGCCACAACTGGAGAAAATGAGACTTATCATATACTTGGTCATAGATTCATAGTAGGAAGGAACTGGTGCGCACGAGGTCAGTCAAAGAGCAGTTGAGGAAAGCCAAGTCATGTTTTTATTTCTTTGAAAAGGAGGATAAACCCCGGCCTCTACATCATGTAAGGCAATCGTTTTCTAGCTGGACGATGACATAAGTCACCAACTCATGCGTGGGCTTCTAAAGACGTGGAGTGACGACTACACATGTTCCTTCCAGAAATTGCTATTGATGCGTGCGATCGAGCTTTTCAAACTATGAAATTGTCCCTTTTCAAAAGAAAAAACCATGAAATTGTAGATTTGCCAATAGATTATTTGTCATGAAATCCAGCAGCATAAGACGACACAGTAGGTAGCGGACTGTGTCAACAAGCGGAAGAAATCGAGGCGCATTGATCCATGCATGAATCCACATAATACACCTGCTATTTTGGTAGCAGCCCCTGCTACCATCACGTCAATCAATTTTCTTTTTAGGAAGAGGAGGATAACTCCATCAACGAGATATTTACTTGGTCGAATTTCTCTCGCAGTTGTTGAGTACTTGTAGGAAAAAATCAATGATATTATTACTTAGTGGATGTTCCTAGCTAACCAAAAGGAGAGCTATGACGATGGAGCTGAACAGCAACTTTTCATATAATCTTAGTAAGAGTAGTTAGTTTCCTCATTGCTACGATTCAATCATGACCAGTTCATTGCAAAAATAAGTCTAAGTATCAGACCTCACCTGCTTCTTTTTTAGAATAAACAGTACTAATAAACTGATTAATTTCTAGGAGGTGTGTGTTTCAGTTTCCATACATAAATGACATTTGTCATAAGTCTTGTTCCTCTTGCGATCCCCCTTGACGAagcaaaaaggcaaaaaaaaaaggggggggggcacAAGTTGTAGCACTAAAGCGGCCTTTCTTTATTAGGCTCAGGGCCATagtttaaatagccggctatagtcttttcagcagggtgccgctaaatggtcTCATGTACAAATAGCCCGATGTAGCCCACTATAGCTGAATTGGAGGTCCGCCTCTATTTGGCATAGCCCGCTATTAAAAACATTGCTCGGGACACACCTCACCTGCTTCTTTTGTTAGAGTAAACAGTACATCCAATGCCTAAGCCATGTTTAGCCTCGCTAGGGATTGATGGCTTTCTCCGGCGACCTTGTACCAACGGCTTTGTGGCGGTGCATGGGTTTGAGGTGTCGGAAGTTGAGGTGGTGGCCCTAGATGGCAGGTTGCATGTCTGGGTCTCCTGCGAACAGTGTAGAAGTGTAGTTTGCATTGTCCCTTGGCTACAGGGCTTGCAAGGGGTGTCGTGGCAGGTGGTCGTGGCAAACTTGTCATCATCTATGGTGGCCAAGCCCTGATCTAGAT is a genomic window containing:
- the LOC123089724 gene encoding germin-like protein 8-5: MASSPSFLLLVALLALVSWQAVASDPGPLQDFCVADMQSPVRVNGFVCKNPMEVNADDFFKAAALDKPRVTNKVGSNVTLINVMQIAGLNTLGISIARINYAPLGQNPPHTHPRATEILTVLEGTLYVGFVTSNLPAPARNKFFSKVLNKGDVFVFPVGLIHFQFNPNSHQPAVAIAALSSQNPGAITIANAVFGSDPPISDDVLAKAFQVEKNTIDWLQAQFWENNHN